The following are from one region of the Ruficoccus sp. ZRK36 genome:
- a CDS encoding thioester domain-containing protein has protein sequence MKPDRFIFPLGKLISAAVILVAAVAVQATPVSFTFNSFTHSKTVSGSYDGGNLSDLYVGNINIAFKDTSGTSSANVVAFCMELSQGLNIGQSYNYTATTLTAAGLSDAQARLVSILYDQYYAGPTTQDWNSVNTGAFQLALWELTHDTDGSLWSDEGDFYIQSEGSNKQVSKIANEYLTDIYELASDANYEPYSQLVSLTNAESQDLIVMASMVPGYDGGTVVAVPFGVNPLPGMAIVGLFAWRRLKKRRA, from the coding sequence ATGAAGCCTGATCGGTTTATCTTTCCCTTGGGGAAACTCATATCTGCTGCGGTGATACTTGTGGCTGCGGTAGCCGTGCAGGCTACACCGGTTTCGTTCACCTTTAACAGCTTCACCCACTCCAAGACCGTCAGCGGGAGCTATGACGGAGGGAATCTTTCCGATCTCTATGTGGGTAATATCAATATAGCATTCAAGGACACGTCGGGCACCAGCAGTGCCAATGTCGTGGCCTTCTGCATGGAGCTGTCCCAGGGGCTAAACATAGGGCAGTCCTACAACTACACGGCAACGACGCTGACCGCCGCGGGGCTTTCTGATGCCCAGGCCCGCCTCGTTTCGATCCTTTACGACCAGTACTATGCCGGTCCGACGACTCAGGACTGGAATTCCGTCAATACCGGGGCTTTTCAGCTGGCGCTCTGGGAGTTGACCCACGATACGGATGGCAGCCTGTGGTCTGACGAGGGTGACTTCTATATTCAGAGCGAGGGTAGCAACAAACAGGTGTCGAAGATTGCTAACGAATATCTGACCGATATCTATGAGCTGGCATCTGACGCAAACTACGAGCCCTATTCACAGCTGGTTTCCCTGACCAATGCCGAGAGCCAGGATTTGATCGTGATGGCCTCGATGGTGCCCGGCTATGATGGCGGGACTGTGGTTGCCGTTCCCTTTGGGGTTAATCCGCTACCGGGCATGGCCATTGTTGGTCTGTTTGCCTGGCGCAGACTAAAAAAGCGCAGGGCTTGA